In a genomic window of Aeromicrobium panaciterrae:
- a CDS encoding GNAT family N-acetyltransferase, translated as MIFSCPDPALDPHFAAKLLSLQHEAYALEAALIGDDRLPPLQEDHEALAAPRVQWCTAWEGVDLLGAVSWHEHEDHVDIDRVMVSPSAHRRGIASELLAHVRDDAHGRQLVVSTGRDNAPAVELYIKHGFKPVEEEEVPPGIWITRFRSS; from the coding sequence GTGATCTTCTCGTGCCCCGATCCGGCGCTCGATCCCCACTTCGCCGCCAAGCTTCTCAGCCTCCAGCACGAGGCGTACGCGCTTGAGGCCGCGCTGATCGGCGACGATCGGCTGCCACCGCTCCAGGAGGATCACGAGGCACTCGCCGCTCCTCGGGTGCAATGGTGCACCGCGTGGGAGGGTGTCGATCTGCTCGGAGCTGTGAGCTGGCACGAGCACGAGGACCACGTCGATATCGATCGAGTCATGGTGAGTCCGTCGGCGCACCGCCGAGGAATCGCCAGCGAGCTGCTCGCTCACGTACGCGATGACGCCCACGGCCGTCAGCTCGTGGTCTCAACGGGTCGCGACAACGCGCCAGCCGTGGAGCTCTACATCAAGCACGGCTTCAAGCCCGTCGAGGAAGAAGAAGTCCCGCCGGGCATCTGGATCACGCGGTTCAGGTCGAGCTAG
- the eno gene encoding phosphopyruvate hydratase translates to MARIDAVGAREILDSRGNPTVEVEVALDDGTIGRAAVPSGASTGAFEAVELRDGGKRYLGKGVLKAVAGVNDKIGPALKGFEADDQREIDLAMLELDGTPNKAKLGANAILGVSLAVAKAAADSAKLPLFRYVGGPNAHVLPVPMMNILNGGSHADSNVDIQEFMIAPIGAGSFSEALQQGAEVYHSLKAVLNKEGLSTGLGDEGGFAPNLDSNRAALELIAVAVEAAGLKVGTDIAFALDVAASEFFDAGSYTFEGTKTSAEEMSAYYAKLAADFPIVSIEDPLDEDDWAGWTTLTTDIGDSVQIVGDDLFVTNVERLTRGISEGAANALLVKVNQIGSLTETLDSVDLAHRHGFSCMMSHRSGETEDTTIADLAVATNCGQIKTGAPARSDRVAKYNQLLRIEELLGSAAEYAGASAFPRLAV, encoded by the coding sequence TTGGCACGCATCGACGCCGTCGGCGCACGGGAAATCTTGGATTCACGGGGCAACCCGACCGTCGAGGTCGAGGTTGCACTCGACGATGGAACGATCGGCCGCGCGGCAGTGCCCTCCGGCGCATCGACGGGTGCCTTCGAGGCCGTCGAGCTCCGCGACGGCGGCAAGCGCTACCTCGGCAAGGGCGTCCTCAAGGCCGTTGCCGGTGTCAACGACAAGATCGGCCCGGCCCTCAAGGGCTTCGAGGCTGACGACCAGCGCGAGATCGACCTCGCGATGCTCGAGCTCGACGGCACCCCCAACAAGGCCAAACTTGGCGCCAACGCGATCCTCGGCGTCTCGCTCGCGGTTGCGAAGGCTGCAGCCGACTCCGCCAAGCTCCCGCTGTTCCGGTACGTCGGCGGCCCCAACGCGCACGTGCTGCCCGTTCCGATGATGAACATCCTCAACGGCGGCTCGCACGCTGACTCCAACGTCGACATCCAGGAGTTCATGATCGCGCCGATCGGCGCCGGATCGTTCTCCGAGGCGCTGCAGCAGGGCGCCGAGGTCTACCACTCGCTCAAGGCGGTCCTCAACAAGGAAGGCCTCTCCACGGGCCTTGGCGACGAGGGTGGCTTCGCTCCCAACCTCGACTCCAACCGTGCCGCGCTGGAACTCATCGCTGTCGCTGTCGAGGCGGCTGGCCTGAAGGTTGGCACCGACATCGCGTTCGCACTCGACGTCGCTGCGTCTGAGTTCTTCGACGCTGGCTCCTACACGTTCGAAGGCACGAAGACCTCGGCCGAGGAGATGTCCGCCTACTACGCCAAGCTCGCGGCCGACTTCCCGATCGTGTCGATCGAGGACCCGCTCGACGAAGACGACTGGGCTGGCTGGACGACGCTGACGACTGACATAGGTGATTCCGTGCAGATCGTCGGTGACGACCTGTTCGTCACCAACGTCGAGCGCCTCACCCGCGGCATCTCCGAGGGTGCTGCCAACGCGCTGCTGGTGAAGGTCAACCAGATCGGCTCGCTCACTGAGACCCTCGACTCGGTCGACCTCGCTCACCGTCACGGCTTCTCCTGCATGATGAGCCACCGCTCGGGCGAGACCGAGGACACCACGATCGCCGACCTCGCCGTCGCGACCAACTGCGGGCAGATCAAGACTGGTGCTCCGGCTCGATCCGACCGGGTGGCCAAGTACAACCAGCTGCTGCGCATTGAAGAGCTCCTCGGATCGGCTGCTGAGTACGCCGGCGCCTCCGCCTTCCCGCGGTTGGCTGTCTGA
- a CDS encoding DUF501 domain-containing protein, translating to MTIDQSDLDAIEEQLGRTPRGILEIASRCPSGHPNVVKTEPRLDDGTPFPTMFYLTCDRLAAEIGTLEASGLMREMTERIAEDEELAAHYQRAHDSYLAEREAIGHVPEIDGITAGGMPTRVKCLHVLVGHSLAKGPGVNPLGDEALVLLGDWWSGNSCGPVADD from the coding sequence ATGACGATCGATCAATCCGACCTCGACGCGATCGAGGAGCAGCTCGGCCGTACGCCCCGCGGGATCCTCGAGATCGCCTCGCGGTGTCCGTCCGGCCACCCCAACGTCGTCAAGACCGAGCCCCGGCTCGATGACGGGACCCCGTTCCCGACCATGTTCTATCTGACCTGCGATCGGCTGGCCGCCGAAATCGGCACCCTCGAGGCCTCTGGTCTGATGCGGGAAATGACCGAACGGATCGCGGAGGACGAGGAGCTCGCTGCCCACTACCAACGAGCCCACGACTCCTACCTCGCCGAGCGCGAGGCTATCGGCCACGTACCCGAGATCGACGGCATCACCGCTGGTGGGATGCCCACGCGCGTGAAGTGCCTCCACGTCCTGGTCGGTCACTCGCTCGCGAAGGGTCCGGGGGTCAACCCGCTCGGCGACGAAGCGCTCGTGCTGCTCGGTGACTGGTGGAGCGGAAACAGCTGCGGTCCCGTGGCAGATGACTGA
- a CDS encoding Ppx/GppA phosphatase family protein encodes MTEPRVRVAAFDCGTNSIRLLICDLQGDTKTDHLREMKIVRLGQDVDRTGRLADEAIGRTLSATRDFAELIPLLGVERIVFCATSAVRDAENGEAFCDAVEGILGVRPIVLDGAAEARATFLGATRELPPKRSLVVDIGGGSTEVVIGAGSELESGVSLDIGSVRLTERFLRNDPPTLDEMAECIAYVDSLIAPIATFAPVERFVGVAGTITTVVAHALNLDAYDSGVIHGAELTHDMLRKACHELTGMSVADRRELPFMHPGRADVIGGGALILHRILELLPFDTETMVASEQDILDGIAWMAVEPPLG; translated from the coding sequence ATGACTGAACCGCGGGTCAGGGTTGCCGCCTTCGACTGCGGCACCAACTCGATCAGGCTGCTGATCTGCGACCTGCAAGGTGACACAAAGACCGATCACCTCCGTGAGATGAAGATCGTTCGCCTCGGCCAGGACGTCGATCGCACCGGTCGCCTCGCGGATGAAGCGATCGGCCGTACGTTGAGTGCCACCCGCGACTTTGCCGAGCTGATCCCGCTGCTCGGGGTCGAACGGATCGTCTTCTGCGCGACTTCGGCCGTACGCGACGCGGAGAACGGCGAAGCATTCTGCGATGCAGTTGAGGGGATTCTCGGTGTGCGGCCGATCGTTCTCGATGGCGCGGCCGAGGCGCGGGCAACATTCCTGGGCGCGACCCGCGAGCTTCCTCCCAAACGGTCTCTCGTCGTCGACATCGGGGGAGGGTCGACCGAGGTCGTGATCGGCGCTGGCTCGGAGCTGGAGTCTGGGGTGTCGCTCGACATCGGCTCGGTGCGTCTCACCGAGCGCTTCCTGCGCAACGATCCGCCGACCCTTGACGAGATGGCCGAGTGCATCGCTTACGTCGACTCGCTCATTGCACCGATCGCCACGTTCGCGCCGGTCGAGCGGTTTGTCGGCGTCGCCGGCACCATCACCACCGTCGTCGCCCATGCACTAAACCTCGACGCGTACGACTCCGGTGTCATTCATGGCGCCGAGCTCACCCACGACATGCTCCGTAAGGCATGCCACGAGCTGACGGGCATGTCGGTCGCCGACCGTCGCGAGCTGCCGTTCATGCACCCTGGACGTGCCGACGTCATCGGCGGGGGCGCGCTGATTCTCCACCGCATTCTCGAGCTGCTGCCTTTCGACACCGAGACGATGGTCGCCAGCGAGCAGGACATCCTCGACGGCATCGCCTGGATGGCTGTCGAGCCGCCGTTAGGCTGA
- a CDS encoding MazG family protein: MRIVVLSPRVAPGILTLATWDALREASRVVATEKDLHVHAIIASGIDVEISSDAPTLESNTVVDGVVWIAPTGDAEWARTVADDLMSGDEVGKVEVIFGSYDVPGASVIDLVEVMDRLRRECPWTAEQTHATLAPYVLEEAQETFEALQSGDSDHLREELGDLLMQVVFHARIAEEAEGWDVDDVTAGITAKLVRRNPHVFAPETLDHLPTTSAEIDAQWQRIKQQERSGEISPLHDH, encoded by the coding sequence ATGCGCATTGTCGTGCTGAGCCCTCGGGTCGCTCCGGGCATTCTGACGCTCGCGACCTGGGACGCTTTGCGCGAGGCATCTCGCGTGGTCGCCACCGAGAAGGATCTGCACGTACACGCGATCATCGCGTCGGGCATTGACGTCGAGATCTCCAGCGACGCGCCTACGCTTGAATCAAACACCGTCGTTGATGGTGTCGTATGGATCGCACCAACAGGTGACGCGGAATGGGCGCGTACGGTCGCCGACGACCTGATGTCTGGTGACGAGGTCGGCAAGGTCGAGGTCATCTTCGGCTCGTACGACGTGCCCGGCGCGAGCGTGATCGACCTGGTTGAAGTGATGGATCGGCTTCGCCGCGAGTGCCCGTGGACTGCCGAGCAAACTCACGCCACCCTGGCTCCATACGTGCTGGAGGAGGCGCAAGAGACGTTTGAGGCGCTGCAGTCGGGGGACTCAGACCATTTGCGCGAAGAGCTGGGTGACCTCTTGATGCAGGTCGTGTTCCACGCCCGCATTGCTGAGGAAGCGGAAGGCTGGGATGTCGACGACGTCACGGCCGGCATTACCGCCAAGCTCGTGCGACGCAATCCGCACGTGTTCGCGCCCGAGACGCTCGACCACCTCCCGACCACGTCAGCAGAGATCGACGCGCAGTGGCAGCGAATCAAACAGCAAGAGCGTTCAGGCGAGATCTCGCCTCTCCACGATCACTGA
- a CDS encoding septum formation initiator family protein, producing MATGGPRGPGRKPPKREPSGSSRGRKTTSARASAAAKKPVSSGSGPQLTTRAIVLLSVVLLLVASYTSTLHAWWEQRGDIQSSKAEIVMRKQAIADLEDEKDRWNDPAYVKQQARSRFGWVMPGEVGYRVIGTDGKVRGDVPTLDEPPAATTPQWYDKLWGSVKQSGKTPKAVKTEDPNAVIKKQ from the coding sequence ATGGCCACAGGTGGACCACGCGGTCCCGGACGGAAGCCGCCCAAGCGCGAGCCGTCTGGGTCATCGCGTGGGCGCAAGACCACCAGCGCACGAGCGTCTGCTGCAGCCAAGAAGCCCGTCAGCTCGGGCAGTGGCCCGCAGTTGACGACACGTGCGATCGTCCTGCTGTCGGTCGTCCTGCTGCTTGTCGCCTCCTACACCTCGACGCTGCATGCGTGGTGGGAGCAGCGCGGTGACATCCAGTCGAGCAAGGCAGAGATCGTGATGCGCAAGCAGGCGATCGCCGACCTCGAGGACGAGAAGGATCGTTGGAACGATCCTGCCTACGTGAAACAGCAGGCGCGTTCGCGCTTTGGTTGGGTCATGCCCGGAGAGGTCGGCTACCGAGTCATCGGCACGGACGGCAAGGTACGCGGAGACGTACCGACTCTGGACGAGCCGCCAGCGGCCACCACGCCGCAGTGGTACGACAAGCTCTGGGGCAGCGTGAAGCAGTCCGGAAAGACACCCAAGGCCGTGAAGACCGAAGATCCCAACGCAGTGATCAAGAAGCAATGA
- the mfd gene encoding transcription-repair coupling factor: protein MTLPKLATLVAAEPTVAGALADRAGGLAELDLQAPEPLRPFLTQALATQSTVLAVTATAREGEDLVAQLGELLGKDAVVYFPAWETLPHERLSPRSDTVGRRLAVLRRLVHPTKASELDSETATGPIRVIVAPVRSLLQPQAKGLADLEPVELHKGDELGLDATVEALAAAAYSRVDLVERRGEFAVRGGIIDVFPPTEDHPLRIEFFGDEVDEIRRFAVADQRTLEEVTHVWAPPCRELLLTGEVRVRASELAERHPRMAEIFTKLAEGHAVEGMESLTPVLTDEMELLVDLLPEKSAILLCDPERIRARAADLVATSEEFLQASWAAAASGGEAPIDLGSAAFRTLDDVRLETLGLGHTWFTISPFGLDVDEKSRSVDMEAAAAYRGDTTAALTDIRTWVAAGMKVVFVAPAHGQAQRAVEWLAENDVPASLDDEVTAPSPGVVQIILGELDHGFVSTPLQLAVMTYDDLVGQRAADRTERKMPSRRRKQVDPLELATGDHVVHEQHGVGRYVELMQRVVQGAAREYLVIEYAPSKRGHPADRLFVPMDQLDQISRYVGGESPSLDKLGGADWTSRKNKARKAVRQIAGELIKLYAARQATKGHAFGPDTPWQAELEDAFAFVETPDQMVTIDEVKRDMERTVPMDRLVCGDVGYGKTEIAVRAAFKAIQDGKQVILLVPTTLLVQQHYATFAERFGQFPVTIRPLSRFQSDKESKETLEGLANGTIDLVIGTHRLLQPGVKIKDLGLVIVDEEQRFGVEHKEALKMLRAAVDVLSMSATPIPRTLEMAITGIREMSTIATPPEERHPVLSFVGAYEDGQIIAAIRRELLREGQVFYIHNRVQSIDKAVANIKRLVPEARVASAHGQMGEHQLEQVMVDFWEKRIDVLVCTTIVESGLDVSNANTMIIERADTLGLSQLHQLRGRVGRSRERAYAYFLYPPEKPLTETAHDRLTTIAQHSELGGGMAVAMKDLEIRGAGNLLGGEQSGHIADVGFDLYVRLVGEAVAEFRGDASPEREVKIELPIEAHLPHDYVQSERLRLEMYKRLADVRVLTEVDELRAELVDRYGEPPEAVDVLLEVARLRVRVRDAGIAEVTSAGPNIRFAPLKLPDSAQMRLSRVYPRSTYKVAAEIALVPRPKTAPIGGEPLRDRELLEWTRTVIDTLVPAEAPATA, encoded by the coding sequence GACGCTTCCCCATGAGCGTCTGTCGCCGCGCTCGGACACGGTCGGCCGCCGCCTGGCTGTACTGCGTCGCCTCGTTCACCCGACGAAGGCGAGCGAGCTCGACTCCGAGACCGCGACCGGACCGATCAGGGTCATCGTCGCTCCCGTGCGTTCGCTGCTCCAGCCGCAGGCCAAGGGTCTCGCCGATCTTGAACCCGTTGAGCTTCACAAGGGCGACGAGCTGGGCCTCGACGCAACGGTTGAAGCGCTGGCGGCTGCGGCCTATTCACGCGTTGACCTGGTCGAACGCCGCGGTGAGTTCGCCGTACGCGGGGGCATCATCGACGTCTTTCCGCCGACTGAGGATCACCCGCTCCGCATTGAGTTCTTCGGTGATGAGGTCGATGAGATCCGCCGCTTCGCGGTCGCTGACCAGCGCACGCTCGAAGAGGTCACCCACGTATGGGCTCCGCCCTGCCGCGAGCTGCTGCTGACCGGTGAGGTCCGCGTACGGGCTTCGGAGCTTGCGGAGCGTCACCCGCGAATGGCCGAGATATTCACCAAGCTCGCTGAGGGTCACGCAGTTGAAGGCATGGAGTCGCTGACTCCGGTCCTCACTGACGAGATGGAACTGCTTGTCGATCTGCTGCCGGAGAAGTCGGCGATCCTGCTCTGCGACCCTGAGCGCATCCGCGCCCGTGCCGCCGACCTCGTCGCCACGAGCGAAGAGTTCCTGCAGGCGTCTTGGGCTGCCGCAGCAAGCGGTGGCGAGGCGCCGATCGACCTCGGCTCGGCGGCCTTCCGCACGCTCGACGACGTACGACTTGAGACGCTCGGCCTCGGCCACACCTGGTTCACCATCTCTCCGTTCGGTCTGGACGTTGACGAGAAGTCGCGCAGTGTCGATATGGAGGCCGCTGCGGCATACCGCGGTGACACCACAGCGGCACTGACCGACATTCGTACGTGGGTCGCCGCTGGCATGAAGGTCGTCTTCGTCGCACCGGCTCACGGACAGGCACAGCGCGCGGTTGAGTGGCTAGCCGAGAACGACGTGCCGGCATCGCTCGACGACGAGGTCACAGCGCCCTCGCCGGGCGTCGTGCAGATCATCCTTGGCGAGCTTGACCACGGCTTCGTGTCGACACCGCTGCAGCTTGCCGTGATGACGTACGACGACCTCGTCGGCCAGCGCGCGGCAGACCGTACCGAGCGCAAGATGCCGTCGCGCCGACGCAAGCAGGTCGACCCGCTTGAGCTGGCGACCGGCGATCACGTCGTGCACGAGCAGCACGGTGTCGGCCGCTACGTCGAGCTCATGCAGCGCGTCGTGCAGGGCGCGGCCCGCGAATACCTCGTCATTGAGTACGCACCCTCCAAGCGTGGGCATCCCGCCGACCGGCTATTCGTACCGATGGACCAGCTCGACCAGATCAGTCGCTACGTCGGTGGCGAGTCACCGTCGCTCGACAAGCTCGGCGGCGCCGACTGGACCAGTCGCAAGAACAAGGCCCGCAAGGCCGTACGACAGATCGCCGGTGAGCTGATCAAGCTCTACGCCGCACGTCAGGCGACCAAGGGTCACGCGTTTGGGCCGGACACCCCGTGGCAGGCCGAGCTCGAGGACGCGTTCGCGTTCGTCGAGACGCCCGACCAGATGGTGACGATCGACGAGGTCAAGCGCGACATGGAGCGCACCGTCCCGATGGATCGTCTGGTCTGCGGCGATGTGGGCTACGGCAAGACCGAGATCGCCGTACGCGCTGCGTTCAAGGCAATCCAGGACGGCAAGCAGGTCATCCTGCTCGTACCGACAACGCTTTTGGTGCAGCAGCACTATGCGACCTTCGCCGAGCGATTCGGCCAGTTCCCAGTGACCATCAGGCCGCTCTCGCGGTTCCAGTCCGACAAGGAGTCGAAGGAGACCCTCGAAGGCTTGGCGAACGGCACGATCGACCTGGTCATCGGCACACATCGCCTGCTGCAACCCGGCGTCAAGATCAAGGACCTCGGTCTCGTCATCGTCGATGAGGAGCAGCGCTTCGGCGTCGAGCACAAGGAAGCCCTCAAGATGCTGCGCGCTGCCGTCGACGTGCTGTCGATGTCGGCCACGCCGATCCCGCGAACCCTCGAGATGGCGATCACCGGAATCCGCGAGATGTCGACGATCGCGACGCCTCCGGAGGAGCGCCACCCGGTGCTGTCGTTTGTCGGCGCGTACGAGGACGGCCAGATCATCGCCGCCATCCGTCGCGAGCTGCTCCGCGAGGGCCAGGTGTTCTACATCCACAACCGAGTGCAGAGCATCGACAAGGCTGTCGCCAACATCAAGCGGCTCGTGCCCGAGGCGCGCGTCGCTTCCGCACATGGCCAGATGGGTGAGCACCAGCTTGAGCAGGTGATGGTCGACTTCTGGGAGAAGCGCATCGACGTGCTCGTCTGCACCACGATCGTCGAGTCGGGCCTGGACGTCTCCAACGCCAACACGATGATCATCGAGCGCGCCGACACCCTCGGCCTGTCGCAGCTTCACCAGTTGCGCGGCCGCGTCGGTCGATCGCGAGAGCGTGCGTACGCGTACTTCCTCTACCCACCCGAGAAGCCGCTGACGGAGACTGCTCACGATCGACTCACCACCATCGCCCAGCACTCCGAGCTCGGCGGCGGTATGGCTGTGGCGATGAAGGACCTCGAGATCCGCGGCGCCGGCAACCTGCTCGGTGGCGAGCAGTCGGGCCACATCGCCGATGTTGGCTTTGACCTGTACGTACGACTCGTCGGCGAAGCGGTCGCCGAGTTCCGCGGCGACGCTTCGCCCGAGCGCGAGGTCAAGATCGAGCTGCCCATCGAGGCGCACTTGCCGCATGACTACGTACAGAGCGAGCGCCTGCGCCTCGAGATGTACAAGCGCCTGGCTGACGTACGCGTACTCACCGAAGTCGATGAGCTGCGCGCCGAGCTGGTCGACCGCTACGGCGAACCGCCGGAGGCCGTAGACGTACTTCTGGAGGTGGCGCGACTTCGCGTACGCGTGCGCGATGCCGGAATCGCCGAGGTCACCTCGGCCGGACCCAACATTCGTTTCGCGCCGCTCAAACTGCCTGACTCAGCGCAGATGCGACTGTCGCGGGTCTACCCGCGCAGTACCTACAAGGTTGCCGCCGAGATCGCGCTCGTACCGCGACCCAAGACGGCGCCGATCGGTGGCGAACCGCTGCGCGATCGCGAACTGCTCGAGTGGACTCGTACAGTCATCGACACCTTGGTGCCGGCCGAAGCGCCCGCAACCGCTTAA
- the trmB gene encoding tRNA (guanosine(46)-N7)-methyltransferase TrmB: MESPAYRTSPVSFTRRGGRLTERQQNAWDKAADTYVIDVPGNGPSTSVDPSFVLDVPAVWGRSAPLIVEIGSGRGEALVHAAKEHPDFNFLGLEVYVPGVAQTLVTALHERVTNIRLAVVNAPEALQTMLPAGSVRELRIWFPDPWHKSRHHKRRLITPEFAKLVVQVLEPGGTVRLATDWEDYAEQMLEVVNGEPALVSSGTYAPRFPGRPLTRFEVKGMDVDREIRDISATTATP; the protein is encoded by the coding sequence GTGGAGTCACCTGCCTATCGCACCAGCCCGGTGTCCTTCACCCGACGAGGTGGGCGCCTCACCGAGCGTCAGCAGAACGCTTGGGACAAGGCCGCCGACACGTACGTGATCGATGTCCCGGGCAACGGACCGAGCACATCGGTTGATCCATCGTTCGTGCTCGATGTCCCAGCTGTGTGGGGCCGCTCCGCTCCCTTGATTGTCGAGATCGGGAGTGGCCGTGGCGAAGCGCTGGTGCACGCCGCGAAGGAACATCCTGACTTCAACTTCCTTGGCCTTGAGGTCTACGTGCCCGGCGTCGCCCAGACCCTGGTCACCGCTCTTCACGAGCGGGTCACCAACATCCGCTTGGCAGTCGTCAATGCCCCGGAGGCGCTGCAAACCATGCTGCCTGCCGGGTCCGTACGCGAGCTGCGTATCTGGTTCCCTGATCCGTGGCACAAGTCGCGCCATCACAAGCGCCGTCTGATCACTCCTGAGTTCGCGAAGCTTGTCGTGCAAGTACTCGAACCGGGCGGCACTGTGCGTCTGGCGACGGACTGGGAGGACTACGCCGAGCAGATGCTCGAGGTCGTCAATGGCGAGCCCGCGCTCGTGAGCTCTGGGACGTACGCACCCCGATTTCCGGGTCGCCCACTCACCCGGTTTGAGGTCAAGGGCATGGACGTCGACCGCGAAATTCGCGACATCAGTGCCACTACAGCCACCCCATAG
- a CDS encoding SpoIIE family protein phosphatase, translated as MMHTAGEWAAGYEQLRDDDAELLYQHAPVGYLTVAPDGVIVKVNQTFLRWTGHTRDDLIDRRHFPDLLRSDGKEYYETQLVPLLNRQGEVREIALDVRTASEGTLSVLVNATLARHEDGSPRLIRLAVMDATERREYERELVLARHRAEVAQEQAVDLARTLQDTLLPPALPSIPGLGLAAVYRPAGDGSQIGGDFYDVFQVSPDDWVVVLGDVCGKGVRAAVVTSLVRHTLRAVTVMEADPARALHTLNAVMLESRDDDRFCTVILIRLTRSGGDWTISMAAGGHAPPLLVRGGEITDVPFEPGSLMGVFDDAAYASTTFPLLPGDALLLHTDGSSEGRRGSSFFGDERLRESARTHARTPELMVNGVLADVLEFQDGIASDDIALVAVAVQDA; from the coding sequence ATGATGCACACCGCTGGCGAGTGGGCTGCTGGATATGAGCAGTTGCGGGACGACGACGCCGAGCTGCTCTATCAGCACGCGCCGGTCGGCTACCTGACCGTCGCGCCGGACGGAGTCATCGTCAAGGTCAACCAGACGTTCCTGCGCTGGACTGGTCACACTCGCGACGACTTGATCGACCGTCGCCACTTCCCTGACCTGCTTCGTTCGGATGGCAAGGAGTACTACGAGACGCAGCTCGTTCCCCTGCTCAACCGTCAGGGCGAGGTGCGCGAGATCGCGCTCGACGTTCGTACGGCTTCGGAGGGGACACTCTCGGTGCTGGTCAACGCGACTCTTGCGCGGCACGAAGACGGCTCGCCCCGGCTGATCCGGCTTGCGGTGATGGATGCCACCGAGCGGCGCGAGTACGAACGCGAGCTGGTCCTCGCGCGACACCGAGCCGAGGTTGCCCAGGAGCAGGCTGTCGATCTCGCCCGGACGCTCCAAGACACCCTTCTACCTCCGGCCCTTCCGTCCATCCCGGGACTGGGGCTCGCGGCCGTCTACCGTCCTGCCGGCGACGGTTCGCAGATTGGCGGTGACTTCTACGACGTGTTCCAGGTCAGCCCCGACGACTGGGTCGTCGTACTCGGTGATGTCTGTGGCAAGGGCGTACGCGCAGCGGTCGTGACCTCGCTCGTACGCCACACCCTGCGCGCCGTGACGGTCATGGAGGCCGATCCGGCACGCGCACTCCATACGCTGAACGCCGTCATGCTGGAGAGCCGTGACGACGACCGGTTCTGCACTGTCATCCTCATCCGACTCACTCGCAGCGGCGGCGACTGGACCATCTCCATGGCGGCCGGCGGTCACGCTCCCCCGCTGCTCGTACGCGGTGGCGAGATCACCGACGTGCCATTCGAGCCGGGCTCACTGATGGGCGTATTCGACGACGCGGCCTACGCGTCGACGACGTTCCCGCTGCTTCCCGGTGACGCCCTGCTGCTGCACACCGACGGTTCAAGCGAGGGCCGGCGCGGGTCGTCGTTCTTCGGCGATGAGCGCCTGCGGGAGTCGGCTCGTACGCATGCGCGCACTCCCGAGCTGATGGTCAACGGCGTGCTCGCAGACGTTCTCGAGTTCCAGGACGGCATTGCCAGCGACGACATCGCTCTCGTCGCCGTGGCCGTCCAAGACGCCTAA
- a CDS encoding 1-acyl-sn-glycerol-3-phosphate acyltransferase: MMRKGLARTVVRLMGYKMVGEVPQTGILVGAPHTSNWDFITMLLVMWHGGEHPRVLVKKQLFKGPLGWVLKAFGGVPLDRDNASTVVKDLVAEAGTGKPFRLIIAAEGTRGKGEYWKSGFLRLSKETGLPITLAFFDPPTKRMGFGPTFHASDDVGADMDIVREFFADKHGIRPQNATEPRLREESA; the protein is encoded by the coding sequence ATGATGCGCAAGGGTTTGGCCCGGACGGTTGTACGCCTGATGGGCTACAAGATGGTCGGCGAGGTGCCGCAGACGGGGATCCTCGTCGGCGCACCTCATACGTCGAACTGGGACTTCATCACGATGCTGCTCGTGATGTGGCACGGCGGCGAGCACCCTCGCGTCCTGGTGAAGAAGCAGCTCTTCAAAGGCCCGCTCGGCTGGGTGCTCAAGGCATTCGGCGGAGTCCCGCTCGACCGCGACAACGCAAGCACCGTCGTGAAGGATCTGGTGGCCGAGGCTGGCACCGGCAAGCCGTTCCGGCTGATCATCGCGGCCGAAGGCACCCGCGGTAAGGGCGAGTACTGGAAGTCAGGCTTCCTGCGGCTGTCGAAGGAGACTGGCCTGCCCATCACGCTGGCGTTCTTTGACCCGCCGACCAAGAGGATGGGATTCGGGCCCACCTTCCACGCGTCCGATGACGTAGGGGCCGACATGGACATCGTCCGCGAGTTCTTCGCCGACAAGCACGGCATCCGCCCCCAGAACGCAACGGAGCCCAGGCTCCGCGAGGAATCCGCTTAA